One Scomber scombrus chromosome 4, fScoSco1.1, whole genome shotgun sequence genomic region harbors:
- the pcna gene encoding proliferating cell nuclear antigen → MFEARLVQGSILKKVLEALKDLITEACWDVSSSGISLQSMDSSHVSLVQLTLRSDGFDSYRCDRNLAMGVNLSSMSKILKCAGNEDIITLRAEDNADTLALVFETLNQEKVSDYEMKLMDLDVEQLGIPEQEYSCVVKMPSGEFARICRDLSQIGDAVMISCAKDGVKFSATGELGTGNVKLSQTSNVDKEDEAVTIEMNEPVQLIFALNYLNFFTKATPLSKTVTLSMSADIPLVVEYKIADMGHVKYYLAPKIDEEAS, encoded by the exons ATGTTTGAGGCTCGCCTGGTGCAGGGATCCATCCTGAAGAAGGTGCTGGAAGCTCTGAAGGACCTGATCACAGAAGCTTGCTGGGATGTTAGCTCGTCTGGGATCTCACTGCAGAGCATGGACTCGTCTCACGTCTCCCTGGTGCAGCTCACCCTGAGGAGCGACGGCTTCGACTCGTACCGCTGCGACAGAAACCTGGCCATGGGGGTCAACCTGAGCAG tatgtcaaaGATCCTGAAGTGTGCCGGAAACGAAGACATCATCACCCTCAGAGCAGAAGACAATGCAGACACACTCGCCCTTGTGTTCGAGACACTCA accaggagaaggtCTCCGATTATGAGATGAAACTGATGGACCTGGATGTGGAGCAGCTCGGTATTCCA GAGCAGGAGTACAGCTGTGTAGTGAAGATGCCCTCTGGGGAGTTTGCCCGTATCTGCCGTGACCTGTCCCAGATCGGCGATGCTGTCATGATCTCCTGCGCCAAGGATGGAGTCAAGTTCTCTGCCACCGGAGAGCTCGGCACTGGAAACGTCAAGCTGTCCCAGACCAGCAACGTAGACAAAGAGGATGAGGCT GTTACTATTGAGATGAACGAGCCCGTTCAGCTGATCTTTGCCCTAAACTACCTGAACTTCTTCACCAAGGCCACACCACTTTCCAAGACAGTCACCCTAAGCATGTCTGCTGATATTCCCCTCG TGGTTGAGTACAAGATTGCCGATATGGGACACGTCAAATACTACTTGGCACCAAAGATCGATGAGGAGGCTTCTTAA
- the zgc:152830 gene encoding putative aminopeptidase W07G4.4: MCTSIQPIEWTADLKNQNFDGIVLVAQSHEELPSELESLKAPLQDYSSVDSSLGEEVVVLKVPGLPGNRLVFASTGPVNRDYDDVRNFSDAAINGIKRALKTGMQRPLLVCPSHKDYKNSTLVAALGALHALYMPLEVREGNIKPTNYKVCVLGLWVAQDALGKRLVELANALESGRLACRDIGGSDPERMASPRVADYVQELFKDSPVKVEVLSDMKVMEKEYPCLAAVNRCAHSVPRHQARVIKLQYCGEGPIQKTLMLVGKGITYDTGGADIKAGGFMAGMHRDKCGAAAVAGFFQVLAKLKPKHLKVYGSLAMVRNSVGADCYVADELVVSRAGRRVRVGNTDAEGRMVMVDLLCEMKEKAVSETSPQLFTIATLTGHAIRAMGPNYSIIMDNGPAHRSGNAAQWQKAGDVLGDVFEVSSIRREDYDFHKGKSEYEDILQSNNLPSSATPRGHQAPAAFLIMASGLHKHGVDSKTPLPYSHIDIAGSSGPFPGVPTGAPILAMASNYIMSDSL; encoded by the exons cATCCAGCCCATTGAATGGACCGCCGACCTCAAGAACCAGAA CTTTGATGGCATTGTCTTGGTGGCTCAGAGCCATGAGGAGCTGCCCTCTGAACTCGAAAGTCTGAAAGCTCCTCTGCAGGACTACAGCTCC GTGGACAGCAGTCTAGGGGAAGAGGTGGTGGTCCTGAAGGTCCCTGGTCTCCCTGGTAACCGCCTGGTGTTTGCTTCCACTGGCCCGGTAAACCGTGACTACGATGATGTCAGGAACTTCAGTGATGCAGCCATCAACGGCATCAAGAG GGCCTTGAAAACAGGCATGCAGCGCCCCCTCCTGGTCTGCCCTTCACACAAGGACTATAAGAACAGCACCTTGGTGGCTGCACTCGGGGCCCTTCATGCTCTCTAcatg CCCCTGGAAGTGAGGGAGGGGAACATAAAACCCACCAACTACAAGGTGTGTGTCCTGGGGCTCTGGGTGGCACAGGATGCCCTGGGAAAGAGACTGGTGGAACTGGCTAATGCTCTGGAGAGCGGGAG ACTGGCGTGCCGTGACATCGGTGGCTCAGACCCTGAGCGTATGGCTTCTCCTCGTGTGGCCGATTACGTCCAGGAACTCTTTAAGGACAGCCCTGTGAAG GTGGAGGTGTTGAGCGACATGAAGGTTATGGAGAAGGAGTATCCCTGTCTGGCTGCAGTCAACCGCTGTGCCCACA GTGTACCTCGTCACCAGGCCAGAGTTATCAAGCTGCAGTATTGTGGAGAGGGACCGATCCAAAAGACTCTCATGCTGGTGGGCAAG GGCATCACCTACGACACTGGCGGAGCCGACATCAAGGCTGGTGGTTTTATGGCCGGGATGCACAGAGACAAgtgtggagctgctgctgtcgcCGGCTTCTTCCAG GTCTTAGCCAAgctgaagccaaaacatctgaAGGTTTACGGCTCATTGGCCATGGTGAGGAACAGCGTGGGTGCAG aCTGCTATGTGGCCGATGAACTGGTGGTTTCCCGTGCGGGTCGTAGAGTGAGAGTGGGAAACACTGATGCCGAGGGACGTATGGTGATGGTTGACTTGCTGtgtgagatgaaagaaaag GCAGTAAGCGAGACTTCACCTCAGCTGTTTACTATTGCGACCCTGACTGGCCACGCCATTAGAGCCATGGGACCCAACTATTCT ATCATCATGGATAACGGACCAGCCCATCGCTCTGGAAATGCTGCTCAGTGGCAGAAAG CCGGAGACGTTTTGGGCGACGTGTTCGAGGTGTCCAGTATCAGGCGAGAGGACTATGATTTCCACAAGGGTAAATCTGAGTATGAGGATATTCTCCAGTCCAACAACCTGCCGTCCTCCGCTACTCCTCGAGGACATCAGGCCCCTGCAGCATTCCTCATCATGGCCTCAGGGCTCCACAAG CATGGCGTGGATTCTAAAACCCCTCTGCCGTACTCCCACATCGACATCGCTGGGTCCAGTGGTCCTTTCCCAGGTGTGCCAACAGGAGCCCCCATCCTTGCCATGGCAAGCAACTACATCATGTCTGATAGTCTCTAA